The proteins below come from a single Mercenaria mercenaria strain notata chromosome 3, MADL_Memer_1, whole genome shotgun sequence genomic window:
- the LOC128555469 gene encoding beta-1,3-galactosyltransferase 1-like produces MMKFSRFNKRLFRVLCFIHVLNFVLILVFYYISDLTQNINSASNLEIIKSKNKSLGNTVKTLKYPVKMQPNLTKLINWKNPKYPMDVKYLMENKRLCSAVKNLTVLVVVNSATDHFVRRQAIRKTWTNDSYYSYLGTVRVLFLLGRNVNSSVQKGIEKESDNYRDILQGDFIDTYLNLTHKGVMGYKWLTERCRNARIILKVDDDFLVNMFIYFRKLEKLMLSTNVYCDYKVGAIFRNKTSKWYVSRNHFRGKKFYKRFCKGKFVSMTNDIIPSLYKSATQTPFFPYDDVLLFGYVMRNVQGLGYKTLREKYMETKNNVAMECLKVKKNYCSKFVIGANGKKEMETTWFTILKYFSPKQT; encoded by the coding sequence ATGATGAAATTTAGTCGCTTCAATAAGAGACTTTTTCGTGTTTTATGTTTCattcatgtattaaattttgtgttaatactcgtgttttattacatttctgaTCTAACACAGAACATTAATAGCGCATCAAATTTAGAGATTattaaatcaaaaaataaaagcCTTGGAAATACAGTAAAAACACTTAAGTATCCCGTCAAAATGCAGCCAAACTTGACAAAACTTATCAACTGGAAAAACCCAAAGTATCCTATGGACGTTAAATATCTAATGGAGAATAAAAGACTTTGCTCAGCAGTGAAAAATTTAACCGTGCTTGTGGTAGTGAATTCAGCAACAGACCACTTTGTTCGGAGGCAAGCTATAAGGAAAACATGGACAAATGACTCGTATTATTCGTATTTAGGCACCGTCAGGGTTTTATTTCTTCTTGGCAGGAACGTAAATTCGTCTGTTCAAAAAGGTATAGAAAAGGAATCTGACAATTATAGAGATATTTTACAGGGTGATTTTATTGATACTTACTTAAATCTTACACACAAGGGTGTAATGGGTTACAAATGGCTAACGGAACGTTGTCGAAATGCAAGGATCATTTTGAAAGTTGACGATGACTTTTTAGTGAACATGTTCATCTACTTTCGGAAACTCGAAAAGCTGATGCTGTCAACAAACGTTTACTGTGACTATAAGGTTGGCgcaattttcagaaataaaacaagcaaGTGGTATGTCAGTAGAAATCATTTCAGGGGTAAGAAATTCTACAAAAGATTCTGCAAAGGGAAGTTTGTTAGTATGACAAATGATATAATTCCATCTTTATATAAATCAGCAACTCAAACACCATTCTTCCCTTACGATGATGTGTTATTATTTGGCTACGTTATGCGTAACGTACAGGGACTCGGATATAAAACACTCAGAGAAAAATACATGGAAACTAAGAACAATGTGGCTATGGaatgtttgaaagtaaaaaagaatTATTGTAGCAAGTTTGTTATCGGTGCTAACGGTAAAAAAGAAATGGAGACCACGTGGTTTACGATTCTAAAATACTTTTCACCGAAACAAACCTGA